From the genome of Bdellovibrionales bacterium:
AGGGAAATTCGTTTTTAGTCACCGACTCATGATACTCCGTCACCGCATTGAGAATCGTATCGTGAATATTTGCGAACTGTCGTACAAACTTGGGCACAAAATCTTTTTGCGCCCCTAACAGATCATGAAGGACCAGCACTTGACCATCTGTATGAGGACCAGAACCGATGCCGATCGTGGGAATAGAAAGCAGATGAGAAATCTTTCGTCCTAAGGCTTCCGGCACACACTCGAGCACTAAAGAAAAGCACCCGGCCTCCTCGAGCTTTTGGGCGAGAGCATGAAGACGCAGTGCTGAGCTCGTGTCTTTACCCTGGGCTTTGAAGCCCCCCAGTTGGTGATAAAACTGGGGCGTTAAACCGATATGTCCCATCACTGGCACACCGGAATCCACGATATGTTTAATAATTTTTTCTTGCCCCGGTTGAGCTTCGATTTTTACGGCGTTGGCACCAGCTTTGATTAAAAGTTCAACAGCGTCCATCGTCGGTTTCGTTCCCTTACGGTGGGCTAGAAAAGGCATGTCGGCGACGATAAACTTTTTAGGCGCCCCTCGTTTTACGGCTTCGACATGGAGGCACATCGTTCTCACATCGATGGGTATAGTTGTTTCGTGACCATGCATGACCATCGCTGCGCTATCGCCCACCAAAAGACAATGCACCGGCGACTGACTTAAAATTTTCGCCGACCAGGTGTCGTAACACGTCACCATAGAGATTTTATCTCCCGCGGCTTTCATTTTTCCAAAATCAAGGACAGACTTCATCGGAACCTCCAGAGAGAACAGATTTTTTAAGAGTCGAATAAACGTCTTGTAGCGTTTGGCCTTCGAGGGCCGCTAAATTTTTTTGAATCGTCACCTGGTCATTGCGAACCCATGGCCCCGTCAGCGAGGAGGTCGGCTCGTTGATGAGATTCTCGCAGATTTGTTTGAGGTAACTGTGAAGAATAGAGCGAGGTAAACCTAAGTTTTTCTCGAAAGACTCAAACGCATTTTGCCAGAGCACCGACGTGCCGTTGCCACTCAAAACGCAAAGGGAGTGGTAGAGTGCGGACTTCTCTGCCGATATTTGCCAAAATGGATTTTGTAACTGGGGAATCAATTCTTTAAGAGTGGGCTCGCCTTGGATTCCCACAAAAGGAACCGATTTCCACTGATCGATCCCCAAAGGTCGACGGGTGAAAGTCATTAACGGGTGGAGTTTATGCGCCAACGGAGTCACCAAGGCTCCCGAAAAATGGATGACCTTGTCTTTAGGTAAATTATATTTCTGAATAAACGCTTCGATCGCATCATCGGGTATGGCCAGGAGAATGCGGTCGTGAATTTCTAGGAAAGCCTTGAGCGTTTCATTTCCGAGATCTCGGTGCCACTGAGAATAAGCAATCTGTAAACTTTTAAAATAGGCCGAAAGATTAAGGGCCATTCGACCACGGCCGACGATCAGATAAGAGTATGAATTTGGAGGTACCTGTCGCATGATCAAGTCCTTATGTTTAAGGAGAGGTTTCTCTCCCCGCACTCTGTGGTAACGCCGTTATCTTAAGCATTCTATATGCAATGCGTTATTGAGCTACTTTCCTCCGCCTTTTTGATTTAAAAGCGAAGCCACGACCAGGGAGTTTACCGTGAAAAAAGCAAACATGATGATCGGCCTAGCCTTGTTGGTGATCACGGGGTGCATCGGTTTTTTGTTTTTGAACGGGATCGGTTTAAGGTTCGCGAAATTGATTAAGCCCTCTGTTTATGGAAAAGAAGCCGCCGACGCGGTAGTGATTCGCATGTTCCCGGATCTTTCCGAAAGAAAAATTTTAATCCTTGGGGTTCCCACCGATCAACCGGAAGCGCAAATTTTTACGGATCATCTCAAGGACGCCTACGCTCGGCATTTTAAAGAAGAACCTCGGATGATCACAGACGTGGAAAAGTTAGAGACTTGTAAAGGACCCTGTTGGTTGGTCACCCGCTTAGAGGAGGCGCACTCTTTGGACGATGACCGCTTAGAGTACAGAAATCTTTCGAAGAATTACCTTTCTATTTTTATCTTCGACAAAAATGCCGATCCCTCGGAGGAGTGTAAAGCCAAACTTCGATTGAATCTGAATTGCTTACACGATCTTTCCATTCGCGAAGCCTCTCGGAAAATGAAAACGCAAGACCCTTATTTCTTTTTAAATAAGTACGCCGACAACAATTTTTTCGTCTTTATCGGAAAGCTTTAGTGACCACGTTCTGAGCGCCGGCGTTGGACGGCTCGAATTAATCGATCGATTTGCAGCTGGTCATGGTTCCTCTCATCCGTCCAAGTGACGAGATGGAAATCATTTCCTCGAAGATATCCGGCGGCGCGAATTGCCCCCACGGCCCCTGAGCCATGAATACGAACTTTAAAAATATTTTCTGAAGACAGTATGGAGGTGATTCCGTTCATTTTTAATCCGACTCGACCGAGCATAATGGAATGGAGAATCTGTGCTGCCGCTCTCCGATGCTGAGGAATATCACTATGGAATAAAGAATCGACAACTTCTGCGGAGAGAATCACTCGTTTGAAGACCGGGTCTTTCCCGAGAATTAAATAGGGCGTCTCGGGGGAGGCCAGAAATGTATCCGCGCGGATGTCTTCAATGGTGCGAGTTTCCGTTTCTGCTGGTCGTGAAAAGATTTTTTGACTCATCAGGCGCGTTTGGCGTTTTAACTCTTGGAGTTGTAAATGAAGAAGAGTGGCGGGGGTAGTTGCCATGCCAACA
Proteins encoded in this window:
- the panB gene encoding 3-methyl-2-oxobutanoate hydroxymethyltransferase, which gives rise to MKSVLDFGKMKAAGDKISMVTCYDTWSAKILSQSPVHCLLVGDSAAMVMHGHETTIPIDVRTMCLHVEAVKRGAPKKFIVADMPFLAHRKGTKPTMDAVELLIKAGANAVKIEAQPGQEKIIKHIVDSGVPVMGHIGLTPQFYHQLGGFKAQGKDTSSALRLHALAQKLEEAGCFSLVLECVPEALGRKISHLLSIPTIGIGSGPHTDGQVLVLHDLLGAQKDFVPKFVRQFANIHDTILNAVTEYHESVTKNEFPSKELYQ
- a CDS encoding DUF2520 domain-containing protein, with protein sequence MRQVPPNSYSYLIVGRGRMALNLSAYFKSLQIAYSQWHRDLGNETLKAFLEIHDRILLAIPDDAIEAFIQKYNLPKDKVIHFSGALVTPLAHKLHPLMTFTRRPLGIDQWKSVPFVGIQGEPTLKELIPQLQNPFWQISAEKSALYHSLCVLSGNGTSVLWQNAFESFEKNLGLPRSILHSYLKQICENLINEPTSSLTGPWVRNDQVTIQKNLAALEGQTLQDVYSTLKKSVLSGGSDEVCP